A single Pararhizobium sp. A13 DNA region contains:
- a CDS encoding substrate-binding domain-containing protein, whose product MKRRTMIQGSVAMLALMLAGPALADATADAKALVDKYATRVTAWDGPKASPKAQDGKTIVVLAGDLKNGGILGVTTGVEEAAKAIGWEVKVLDGAGSIGGRTAAFGQAMALKPAGIIINGFDAVEQGPALEQAKAAGIPLVAWHAGPVIGPDEKTGLFANVSTDAMEVSKAAADYAYVDAKGKPGVIIFTDSTYAIAIAKADKMKAEIEALGGTVLEYVDTPIAETSQRMPQLTTSLLQKYGDQWTHSLAINDLYFDFMGPSLAAAGKGGTDAPINVAAGDGSESAYQRIRAGQFQKVTVAEPLNLQGWQLVDELNRAFAGEQWSGYLSPLHVVTSDNVEFDGGPKNSFDPDNGYRDEYKKLWGKI is encoded by the coding sequence ATGAAACGCAGAACAATGATCCAGGGATCGGTCGCCATGCTGGCGCTGATGCTGGCCGGCCCGGCACTGGCCGATGCCACGGCGGACGCCAAGGCCTTGGTCGACAAATACGCCACCCGCGTCACGGCCTGGGACGGCCCGAAGGCAAGCCCGAAGGCGCAGGACGGCAAGACAATCGTCGTGCTCGCCGGCGACCTGAAAAACGGCGGCATTCTGGGGGTCACCACCGGCGTCGAGGAAGCAGCCAAAGCAATCGGCTGGGAAGTCAAGGTTCTCGACGGCGCGGGCTCGATCGGCGGCCGCACAGCAGCCTTCGGACAGGCCATGGCTTTGAAGCCGGCGGGCATCATCATCAACGGTTTCGATGCGGTCGAGCAGGGTCCGGCGCTGGAGCAGGCCAAGGCTGCGGGCATTCCGCTGGTTGCCTGGCATGCGGGTCCGGTAATCGGCCCGGACGAAAAGACCGGTCTCTTCGCCAATGTCAGCACCGATGCCATGGAAGTCTCCAAGGCTGCGGCCGACTATGCCTATGTCGACGCTAAGGGTAAGCCAGGCGTGATCATCTTCACCGACAGCACCTATGCTATCGCTATTGCCAAGGCCGACAAGATGAAGGCCGAGATCGAGGCGCTCGGCGGCACGGTGCTCGAATATGTCGATACCCCGATTGCCGAAACCTCGCAACGCATGCCGCAGTTGACGACGTCTCTGTTGCAGAAATACGGCGACCAGTGGACCCATTCGCTCGCCATCAACGACCTCTATTTCGACTTCATGGGCCCCTCTCTCGCCGCAGCAGGCAAGGGCGGCACGGACGCGCCGATCAATGTCGCCGCAGGAGACGGCTCGGAATCGGCCTATCAGCGCATCCGCGCTGGCCAGTTCCAGAAAGTGACGGTCGCTGAACCGCTCAACCTGCAGGGCTGGCAGCTCGTCGACGAGCTGAACCGCGCCTTCGCTGGCGAACAGTGGTCAGGCTACCTCTCACCCCTCCACGTCGTCACGTCTGACAATGTCGAGTTCGATGGCGGACCGAAGAATAGCTTCGACCCGGACAACGGCTACCGCGACGAATACAAGAAACTCTGGGGCAAGATTTAA
- a CDS encoding SMC-Scp complex subunit ScpB, whose protein sequence is MQRVEAVIFASATPVPRETLAGVVGRNCSIDLLIDDLREELRGRPYELVSIAGGWQHRTKPAYAGVIRASGAPTRATADLSADEAAVLMAIGYFQPVTRAELSKIFGKEISRDLIGNLRSFELIASGPRSPQPGAPYTYVTTQAFLSAFGFDTLRDLPDIEMLEDAGLLSRDRMMAADIGTTISDESGEE, encoded by the coding sequence ATGCAGCGCGTCGAGGCGGTCATCTTTGCTTCGGCGACGCCGGTGCCCCGCGAAACGCTGGCCGGGGTCGTTGGCCGCAATTGCAGCATCGACCTTTTGATCGACGATCTGCGCGAGGAGCTGCGCGGCCGGCCGTATGAGCTGGTATCCATCGCCGGCGGCTGGCAGCATCGTACCAAACCCGCCTATGCCGGCGTCATCCGTGCATCCGGGGCGCCAACGCGGGCAACCGCCGATCTGAGTGCCGATGAGGCGGCCGTGTTGATGGCGATCGGCTATTTCCAACCGGTGACGCGTGCAGAACTTTCGAAGATCTTCGGTAAGGAGATCAGCCGCGACCTGATCGGCAACCTGCGTTCATTTGAGCTCATCGCTTCGGGCCCACGCAGCCCGCAGCCCGGGGCGCCTTACACTTACGTCACGACGCAGGCATTCCTGTCAGCCTTCGGCTTCGACACCCTGCGCGATCTGCCTGATATTGAGATGCTTGAGGACGCAGGGCTTCTCAGCCGCGATCGGATGATGGCCGCGGACATCGGCACGACAATATCTGACGAAAGCGGCGAGGAATGA
- a CDS encoding bifunctional sugar-binding transcriptional regulator/dihydroxyacetone kinase subunit DhaK, translating to MPLRYGDDPYVWACWLYYEDGRTQGDIAEIMGISRATVNSYLADARSRGIVNISLEPSRLSSLSVAQELKGHFGLNDCLVVPSDDGSRPLIDRLGAAGAQAVAKLLKSGDTLAVAWGRTVLAIAEQLSVTNLQDVTVVQATGGTRARFAYTPELCAAAFAGAVSGKLINLTTPAIVSTAEVRDVLLRESLIEDQFAILSKANKALFGVSSLRPNSTIHTSGYFESVSLQEYLAKNAVGVVAGRFIDPQGQPVAGPLDDRMIGISLDMLKSIGLRIAVAGGFDKVPAILAALRGGYINVLITDAATGRGILNADGVKEIDPKNSQRPRFDNTVQLPSGVRTHIKKFLNNPDHVVDEMLDGVVKAHSAYIAPIKGSNRTLVARTGPRPGKVGLVIGGGTGHEPCFLGYVGKGLADAVAIGNIFSSPPPTPILECAKAASGGEGVLFVYGNYAGDVMNFEMAAEMAQEEKIDVRTVLTTDDIASSPVEDKEGRRGVAGNFFIFKIAGAACDRGMSLDACEAVTRKANERTFTMGVALEPCSLPQTRRHNFEIGPDDIEIGMGIHGERGVIREKMMSADEITDRVMDRIFAEMKPSSGDRVAVLINSFGATPLMELYILFRRVEQRLSAKDIKIEANWVGHYCTSLDMVGASISVLHLDHELTELLCHPCDTAALRVG from the coding sequence ATGCCGCTGCGCTATGGAGATGATCCCTACGTCTGGGCCTGCTGGCTTTACTATGAGGATGGCAGGACACAAGGCGATATCGCGGAAATCATGGGTATCTCGCGGGCGACTGTAAACAGCTATCTGGCCGACGCCCGCAGCCGTGGGATTGTCAATATCTCTCTGGAACCGTCGCGTCTGAGTTCACTCTCGGTCGCGCAGGAGCTCAAAGGCCATTTCGGGCTGAATGACTGTCTTGTTGTACCCAGCGACGACGGTTCGCGGCCATTGATCGACCGGCTCGGCGCGGCGGGCGCTCAAGCTGTCGCCAAGCTTCTGAAATCTGGTGATACATTAGCCGTTGCCTGGGGCCGAACGGTCCTTGCAATCGCCGAACAGTTGTCCGTAACCAATCTCCAGGATGTTACGGTTGTTCAGGCGACCGGTGGTACGCGGGCGCGTTTTGCCTACACGCCGGAACTCTGTGCAGCCGCCTTCGCCGGTGCAGTCAGCGGGAAATTGATCAATCTGACCACGCCGGCCATCGTTTCGACTGCGGAGGTTCGCGACGTCCTGCTACGTGAGTCACTTATTGAAGACCAGTTTGCGATCCTTTCCAAAGCCAACAAAGCGCTGTTCGGCGTCTCGTCGCTGCGCCCCAACTCGACCATTCACACCAGCGGTTACTTTGAGTCAGTCTCGCTCCAGGAATATCTGGCGAAGAATGCAGTCGGGGTCGTCGCAGGGCGTTTCATCGACCCGCAGGGACAACCGGTCGCCGGTCCGCTCGACGACCGAATGATCGGGATATCCCTCGATATGCTGAAATCGATAGGGCTGCGTATTGCCGTCGCCGGCGGTTTCGACAAAGTACCCGCTATCCTCGCGGCGCTTCGCGGCGGCTACATCAACGTTCTCATCACCGATGCTGCGACTGGCCGAGGTATCCTGAACGCCGACGGCGTGAAGGAGATTGACCCGAAGAATTCGCAACGCCCCAGATTTGACAACACCGTTCAGTTGCCCAGCGGCGTTCGCACGCATATCAAGAAGTTCCTGAACAATCCTGATCACGTCGTCGACGAAATGCTTGACGGCGTAGTAAAAGCCCATTCTGCCTATATTGCGCCGATCAAGGGGTCCAATCGGACGCTCGTCGCACGCACAGGACCGCGTCCGGGAAAGGTCGGTCTTGTCATCGGCGGCGGCACTGGCCATGAGCCCTGCTTCCTCGGATACGTCGGCAAGGGTCTCGCCGATGCGGTCGCCATAGGCAATATTTTCTCATCGCCACCTCCCACACCGATTCTTGAGTGTGCAAAGGCTGCGTCCGGTGGAGAAGGCGTGCTCTTTGTCTATGGCAACTATGCCGGCGACGTCATGAATTTCGAGATGGCCGCCGAGATGGCGCAGGAAGAGAAGATTGATGTCCGAACTGTACTGACGACGGATGATATTGCCTCCTCTCCTGTGGAGGATAAGGAAGGTCGTCGAGGTGTCGCTGGAAACTTCTTCATCTTCAAGATTGCCGGGGCTGCCTGCGATCGGGGAATGTCGCTCGATGCCTGCGAGGCGGTAACGCGCAAGGCCAACGAGCGAACCTTTACCATGGGTGTTGCGCTAGAGCCCTGCTCACTGCCCCAGACCCGACGACACAATTTCGAGATTGGTCCCGATGACATAGAGATCGGTATGGGTATCCACGGAGAGCGTGGCGTCATCCGCGAAAAAATGATGAGCGCCGACGAAATCACAGACAGGGTCATGGACCGCATCTTCGCCGAGATGAAGCCTTCTTCGGGCGACCGGGTTGCGGTGCTGATCAATTCCTTCGGAGCCACGCCATTGATGGAACTTTACATTCTGTTCAGACGCGTCGAACAGCGGCTGAGCGCAAAGGACATCAAGATAGAAGCGAACTGGGTGGGGCACTACTGCACCTCACTCGATATGGTCGGTGCATCCATATCAGTTTTGCACCTCGACCACGAGTTGACGGAATTACTATGCCACCCTTGCGACACCGCCGCTCTGAGGGTCGGCTAA
- a CDS encoding type IV toxin-antitoxin system AbiEi family antitoxin yields MLLPPEYGPENLGENNILAMAAAAVDPSYIGWWSAASWHGFTTQRPMTVFVATKRQVPAKVIEGNDVRFVKVAERKFFGFDTYDVYGRDVAISSPAKTVVDCVDRPDLCGGPSELARIVYAALADIDPEDLLNAAMMLKSKVVMQRLGFLADLVGRQLPSDIRAAMRSAIPNSQRSSFGRPERKDGDIGYVSSWGLFVNARESDLLAEVLAPQSVS; encoded by the coding sequence ATGCTGCTGCCGCCCGAGTATGGGCCGGAGAACCTTGGGGAGAACAACATTCTGGCTATGGCCGCGGCAGCCGTGGACCCGTCCTATATAGGCTGGTGGTCCGCCGCCTCGTGGCATGGCTTTACGACACAGCGGCCCATGACCGTTTTCGTAGCAACGAAACGGCAGGTTCCAGCCAAGGTCATCGAAGGTAACGATGTGCGTTTCGTCAAGGTCGCAGAGAGAAAGTTCTTCGGCTTCGATACGTATGATGTGTACGGCCGAGATGTTGCCATCTCCTCGCCCGCAAAAACGGTCGTGGACTGCGTGGACCGCCCGGACCTCTGCGGCGGTCCATCTGAACTGGCCAGGATCGTGTATGCGGCGCTCGCTGACATCGATCCTGAGGACCTGCTCAATGCTGCGATGATGTTGAAATCCAAGGTGGTCATGCAGCGATTGGGCTTTCTTGCCGACCTCGTGGGAAGGCAGCTCCCTTCCGATATTCGCGCGGCCATGCGTTCTGCCATTCCAAACAGTCAACGCTCTAGCTTCGGGCGACCCGAACGCAAGGATGGAGACATTGGATATGTTTCAAGCTGGGGGCTTTTCGTCAATGCACGCGAGTCTGACTTGCTCGCCGAAGTGCTAGCTCCTCAGAGCGTCTCCTGA
- a CDS encoding nucleotidyl transferase AbiEii/AbiGii toxin family protein has product MLSANDLRKVAARSGARDIGNVEIDVTLTYLLQLFVDKGIMNHVAFKGGTMLRKMVFGPRGRLSTDLDFTRCNDIDLDDLMIMMLDALGQPYHGLSFRFDKDKDWYTTDDGCAANPVCFHDANPRGLKIKLQVSTREQPVLPVLPVEQIKQDYFDLLPFAPAPIASLTFEEVVAEKIRAASQRSKIRDLHDLSEIALRPLNRELVRSLAVLKLWNSGGEGLNYDRFSDRVRGSADYEIADLASLLRKDQKPDLPSMINRVVESYRFLLDLTDDERILAVDNANKRHREANSLVAKIRLAA; this is encoded by the coding sequence ATGTTGTCCGCGAATGACCTTCGTAAAGTTGCAGCTCGATCCGGGGCGCGCGACATCGGAAACGTTGAGATCGACGTCACCCTGACGTACCTGCTTCAGCTCTTCGTCGACAAGGGGATCATGAATCACGTAGCCTTCAAAGGCGGCACGATGCTTCGCAAAATGGTGTTCGGCCCGCGAGGCCGTCTATCTACCGATCTCGATTTCACCCGCTGCAACGACATTGATCTTGATGACCTGATGATCATGATGCTCGACGCACTGGGGCAACCCTACCACGGATTAAGTTTCCGCTTCGACAAAGACAAGGATTGGTACACGACGGACGACGGTTGCGCCGCCAACCCAGTTTGCTTCCACGACGCCAATCCGAGAGGGCTGAAAATCAAGCTCCAGGTCAGTACGCGCGAGCAACCTGTGTTGCCAGTCCTGCCTGTCGAACAAATCAAGCAGGACTACTTCGATCTGCTCCCGTTCGCGCCGGCTCCAATAGCTTCTCTGACATTTGAAGAAGTCGTTGCCGAAAAAATCCGCGCGGCGAGCCAGCGATCCAAGATTCGAGACTTGCACGACCTATCGGAAATCGCCCTTCGCCCTCTGAACCGAGAACTTGTTCGGTCCCTTGCCGTTTTGAAACTATGGAACAGCGGCGGCGAGGGACTCAATTACGATCGCTTCTCCGATCGGGTGCGGGGAAGTGCCGACTACGAGATCGCGGACCTCGCGAGCCTCCTGCGAAAAGACCAAAAGCCAGACTTGCCGAGTATGATTAATCGAGTGGTGGAGAGTTACAGATTCCTCCTCGATCTAACTGATGACGAGCGAATTTTGGCAGTGGATAACGCAAACAAGAGACATCGTGAGGCGAATTCGCTTGTCGCAAAGATCAGGCTCGCTGCCTAG
- a CDS encoding dihydroxyacetone kinase subunit DhaK, with product MQRFINNPDEVVEDTVKGFVKAHSDIVRIAENPRVIAARNTPKVGKVGVVTGGGSGHEPAFIGYAGKNMLDAVAVGELFSSPTAKSFHDAIREADGGKGVICLYGNYAGDNMNVKMAVKLAAKDGIEVATVVANDDVCSAPPEEREKRRGVAGEIFMWKIGGAKAAQGASLEEVRATAQRAIDSCRSIGVGLGPCTLPAVGHPNFKIEPGTMEVGIGHHGEPGVRVEALKTAAEVARDMCQIVLDDHNLAVGTEVAVLVSGLGATPVNELYILNDTIETEITGRGLKVYKTYVGNYFTSLEMVGATLTVMGLDDELKGLLDVEVRCTTLL from the coding sequence ATGCAGCGGTTCATCAACAATCCCGACGAAGTCGTTGAAGACACGGTAAAAGGCTTCGTCAAGGCACATTCGGATATCGTACGCATTGCCGAAAACCCGCGTGTGATCGCCGCGAGAAATACACCGAAGGTCGGAAAGGTCGGCGTCGTCACCGGCGGTGGTTCTGGACATGAGCCCGCCTTCATCGGCTACGCGGGCAAGAACATGCTCGACGCGGTCGCTGTCGGCGAGCTGTTTTCCTCGCCGACAGCCAAAAGCTTCCATGACGCAATTCGGGAAGCCGATGGTGGAAAGGGCGTTATTTGCCTCTATGGCAACTATGCAGGCGACAACATGAACGTGAAGATGGCGGTCAAGCTCGCGGCCAAGGACGGTATCGAGGTGGCAACGGTGGTCGCCAATGACGACGTTTGCTCCGCCCCGCCCGAGGAACGCGAGAAGCGCCGCGGTGTCGCAGGCGAAATCTTCATGTGGAAGATCGGCGGCGCAAAGGCCGCGCAGGGGGCAAGCCTCGAGGAAGTCCGCGCTACCGCCCAGAGGGCGATCGATAGTTGCCGATCAATCGGGGTCGGTCTGGGACCCTGCACCCTTCCGGCCGTCGGCCATCCGAATTTCAAGATCGAGCCCGGCACCATGGAAGTCGGTATCGGTCACCATGGCGAGCCGGGAGTTCGGGTGGAAGCGCTGAAAACGGCTGCGGAGGTCGCCAGGGACATGTGCCAGATTGTACTTGACGATCACAATCTGGCCGTGGGTACCGAGGTTGCGGTGCTCGTTTCGGGTCTCGGCGCTACACCGGTCAATGAACTCTATATTTTGAACGACACGATCGAGACCGAGATCACAGGTCGTGGCCTCAAGGTCTACAAGACCTATGTGGGCAATTATTTCACCTCGCTGGAAATGGTCGGCGCGACGCTGACCGTGATGGGTCTTGACGACGAACTGAAAGGGCTTCTCGACGTCGAAGTCCGTTGCACAACATTACTCTGA
- a CDS encoding ribbon-helix-helix protein, CopG family: MTKPNTSESVTLRIPLDVLSDIELIAESTERSRSYIIVRALRTYLLNEGSDILAARRGREQVAAGEYEDIDDVIADMDRIIAGKVA, from the coding sequence ATGACGAAACCTAATACGTCAGAATCGGTAACGCTGCGAATTCCGCTGGATGTTTTGTCAGATATCGAGCTGATTGCTGAATCGACCGAACGTTCCAGAAGTTACATCATCGTTCGGGCGCTGAGAACATACCTTTTGAATGAAGGCTCTGACATCCTCGCGGCAAGGAGAGGAAGAGAACAAGTCGCCGCAGGCGAGTACGAGGATATCGATGATGTAATTGCTGACATGGATCGCATTATTGCCGGAAAAGTTGCATGA
- the dhaL gene encoding dihydroxyacetone kinase subunit DhaL produces MQTLNNAAAGDIILSMADRIVENRAYLSEIDGKIGDGDHGVNMAKGFGMASERLKGKDLPLAASLETLGTILMTEIGGSMGPLYGVMFTEFAEKLEGVEAISSDTFSRMLHAGLEGIQSIGSAKVGDKTLLDTLVPAVEAFDASVAAGKSFAEALDALVAAAEAGRDSTLNLVAKIGRASRLGERSLGVLDAGATSCAIILKELSLGARTRLQ; encoded by the coding sequence ATGCAGACACTTAACAATGCCGCCGCCGGCGATATCATCCTGTCAATGGCCGACCGGATCGTGGAAAACCGGGCTTATCTCAGTGAGATCGACGGTAAAATTGGTGACGGTGACCACGGGGTCAATATGGCCAAGGGGTTCGGCATGGCGTCTGAACGCCTCAAGGGTAAAGATCTGCCGCTTGCCGCATCACTTGAGACATTGGGTACCATTTTGATGACCGAGATTGGCGGGTCGATGGGACCGCTTTACGGCGTGATGTTTACTGAGTTTGCTGAGAAGCTCGAGGGTGTCGAAGCCATAAGCAGCGATACCTTTAGCCGGATGTTGCACGCTGGACTAGAAGGCATCCAGTCAATCGGCTCGGCGAAAGTTGGTGACAAGACGCTGCTCGACACGCTGGTGCCGGCCGTTGAAGCTTTTGATGCTTCCGTGGCCGCCGGCAAGTCGTTTGCCGAAGCTCTCGACGCATTGGTGGCAGCAGCCGAGGCGGGCCGCGACTCGACACTCAATCTGGTGGCCAAGATCGGCCGTGCAAGCCGTCTTGGCGAGCGCTCGCTTGGTGTGCTGGATGCCGGGGCGACCTCTTGTGCAATCATCCTGAAAGAACTTTCTCTCGGCGCCCGCACCCGGCTTCAATAG
- a CDS encoding DUF1403 family protein, with translation MSKFDSQTARPDPMPVVPAWAVPRGPVTSDTDAAFLAGAALNALDTLVRMQPDWAGVWRQRLALKCAVSAVRLAGRSEDEAALRDVWVLRGSGDDLGPAGDIFAAYKRLAARLTTIDTKVLRELADLFAIRWGDELATIPAMIDAINQAGTMAPFAAAAIVTELYTIRPDAEVLAWWLADWMLAQRLRWDRPIPLLMAQRTSTAFRLETGRGRMRPGELGFERAVCLALAQASTEACRLAAEVSRRADRLAAVAPKLRAKGAGEAIRLLLDEDAVSGALRTAKLSRWASRRLFERLIEFDAVRELSGRSTFRIYGL, from the coding sequence ATGTCGAAATTCGATTCCCAGACTGCCCGGCCCGATCCAATGCCCGTTGTTCCTGCGTGGGCGGTCCCGCGCGGACCCGTTACCAGCGACACGGACGCGGCCTTCCTGGCAGGCGCAGCATTGAATGCGCTGGACACGCTGGTGCGGATGCAGCCGGATTGGGCCGGTGTCTGGCGTCAGCGCCTGGCGTTGAAATGTGCCGTATCGGCAGTGCGGCTTGCCGGCCGATCCGAGGACGAGGCGGCCTTGCGCGATGTCTGGGTTCTGCGCGGTTCCGGCGATGATTTGGGCCCGGCCGGCGACATCTTCGCGGCCTATAAACGGCTGGCGGCCCGGCTAACGACGATCGATACAAAGGTACTGCGCGAACTCGCCGACCTCTTCGCTATCCGCTGGGGTGATGAACTTGCCACCATCCCGGCCATGATCGATGCAATCAATCAAGCGGGAACGATGGCTCCCTTTGCCGCCGCAGCCATCGTCACGGAGCTTTACACCATCCGGCCGGATGCCGAAGTGCTCGCCTGGTGGCTGGCCGACTGGATGCTGGCGCAAAGACTGCGATGGGACCGTCCGATCCCGCTCCTGATGGCGCAGCGTACTTCGACTGCGTTTCGTCTTGAGACGGGCAGGGGCCGTATGCGTCCGGGCGAGCTGGGATTTGAGCGGGCGGTGTGTCTGGCTCTGGCGCAGGCGTCGACCGAAGCGTGCCGGCTGGCGGCGGAGGTTTCCAGGCGTGCGGATCGGCTGGCGGCGGTTGCGCCGAAGCTGCGGGCCAAGGGGGCAGGCGAGGCAATCCGCCTTTTGCTCGACGAGGACGCCGTTTCCGGCGCGTTGCGGACCGCAAAGCTGTCGCGCTGGGCCAGCCGCCGACTGTTTGAGCGCCTGATCGAATTCGACGCTGTGCGCGAATTGTCCGGGCGATCGACGTTCCGGATCTACGGGTTGTGA
- the dhaL gene encoding dihydroxyacetone kinase subunit DhaL — MSEKAARRLSGMFQRISFAINSEKDHLSELDGAIGDADHGITMALGFMAVNAELAKVDLDHTLPSEIFTIAASAFLDAVGASTGPLYATAFRRAAQALKQDESLSASGQAAIVEAMTAGIQQRGKGQRGDKTMLDAWVPATEAAVSARANDVGIPEMWNRIVEAAETGANSTRSMVAARGRAARLGERSLGHVDPGAASAVIILLAMKDTFADCGVGD; from the coding sequence ATGTCGGAAAAAGCGGCGCGACGCTTGAGCGGGATGTTTCAGCGCATATCTTTTGCAATCAACTCCGAGAAGGATCATCTCTCTGAGCTGGATGGCGCCATTGGCGATGCTGACCATGGGATCACCATGGCTCTGGGCTTCATGGCCGTAAACGCTGAACTGGCGAAAGTCGACCTGGATCACACCCTTCCGTCAGAGATTTTTACGATTGCAGCCTCGGCCTTTCTCGATGCAGTCGGCGCGTCCACTGGCCCCCTTTATGCGACGGCATTCCGAAGGGCCGCCCAAGCCCTCAAGCAAGACGAATCTCTTTCGGCTTCCGGCCAGGCCGCGATTGTAGAGGCAATGACGGCTGGCATTCAACAGCGCGGCAAGGGGCAACGCGGCGACAAGACGATGCTGGACGCCTGGGTGCCGGCTACGGAAGCGGCTGTCAGTGCACGGGCAAATGATGTCGGGATTCCGGAAATGTGGAACAGGATAGTAGAGGCAGCGGAAACCGGGGCAAACTCCACACGTTCGATGGTTGCGGCGCGCGGACGGGCGGCACGACTGGGAGAGCGGTCCCTCGGGCACGTAGATCCAGGTGCAGCCTCGGCTGTTATCATCCTGCTTGCTATGAAGGACACTTTTGCTGACTGCGGCGTCGGGGATTAG